From the Echeneis naucrates chromosome 7, fEcheNa1.1, whole genome shotgun sequence genome, the window agtgttaatattttttattggcCATGTGAAATGAATGGTAGCGAAATGATCTGATTCTGAGCTCATGTTgttgactttattttctttaaaaccaCTGACTTTGTATAGCAAGGCAACAcatgctttttctgttttctataaTTAGTATTCTTAATCACTGAcctcagctttttcttttatgaATTTTTCAATCATTTGATTCTTGAAATGCAGGtcagtgaagatgtttttttttttttactgtctttgctttttaaagAAGTTTCATTTTGTATGGTTGGTTCCTCTGAACTCTGTGCTACCTTTAGGAGGTGATGAGCCAGACAGTAAGATGAGGACACCATTGTGAAGATGTTTCACTTCCTTATTCCACAGAGTTACTCCTCAGGACAGTTTTCGTATTTCAGAGCTTTTCATTGTCACTGTGTGCAGGTTTTATTTTGGCACAAACACTACAGGCCAAAATATAAATCTTTTctgaattctttattttatgttttaatgatgCTCTTCTAGCTTTAATTCTGACAGAAATACTTTTTCtggtaaaagaaaatgtagacTTTCTTTTTGTACTACACTTAACTGTTCTTTTGATCAGAAACCTATGTGACAGGAAAACCATATACTGTAATCAGGTTACAGTAACATGAtgtgttcattttctgctgcataAAACGTAATTCatcagtttttcatttattctgaatTACAGCATTTTGTTCATGTTCAATCATAAAGTAATATACGCTATAAAAAAAACTAcgaaaaaattattttggattggtggtttcatttttatatatctGTTAGATAAGTtgtgttatatttatatataacacAACTTGtatattaatttgtttgtttgtttatttggacaaaaactattttaacaGAGGCATGACTGTTAATTTGCTGACTAAGGACCAACATGTGATTTCACAAGTTGCTTTTCAGCAACAGCCTTAAAGTCCACAGTCAAATTGAAGAATAAAGTGAAGTGTCCCTTTGCCTTTCCTAACTAAAAACAGAATTACTGGTGTAGTGACTAGACAGATGGGGGCGTTGCGATCGGATTTCACATGCTACAAATATCCCTCTGAGGCCTGTGAGGTTGTTAACTAATGAGCACGGGCTGCGCTGAAGTGCCACCTTCACAGAAGTCAAGAGACAACCTCTCCGCTGCAAACATGAGTCAAGGTAAGGACGAGAAATAACCTGAATTCTGCAATAATACAGCTAATACAAACGCATGTTATTAGTGGAGTGTGAAATCTACAACTGAAGATGAAGTTTCTGTGTTACTTCATAGCGTGACACTATTTTGAACAAGTGCCAAACATGCTGAGCATAAACGGTGGATGGCATTAGACAACCCAGATCTAGAGTTCGCACTGAATGTGTGTAGAAGGTCTCAATGATTTGTAGTGATTTACCAGATGTGAAAAAGGTTTGACTGAGTTGTCAAAGTTGTcaagttaatttttttgtggCTTCAGTCTGTCAAAATTGTTACAGATGAGAAGTTTTCAACTAAAGTTAAAAGCGTTCTGTCGTTCCGCTTCTTTTCACAGTCTTGGACATCGAGCGCTGTGATCTGAATATtaagagcaacagcagcagccaccacACAGAACTGTTCGGAGAGGAGCGTTTGCTTGTCAGGAGGGGAGAGcccttcatcatcattttacatCTGAAACATGGCAGCGAAGAGTTCAAACAGGGAGAAACAAGCTTCACACTCATTGTTGAAACTGGTATGCCTCTTTCTCCCACTGTTTGGATGGAGTTGTGTTGTGAAAGAAGTATTTAGAAGGAGTCTGTGAGCATGTGttagagcagcagcaggctgtgtGCAAACATTTGTGTGACTCTTCTATGTGTGTAGATTTACTGTTTATGTCTCTCCAGGTCCTTTACCCAGGAAAGAATCAGACACGAAGGTCTCCTTCAGTCTTGGTGAATCCATAGTGGACACTGAATGGAGTGCATCTGCTCTTAATGAATCCTCAGGAAACACAGTTTCTGTGACCATCAACTCCTCTCCCAACAGCCCCATTGGACTTTATTCTCTGACTCTGGACCAGGAAGGGCAGAAGACCAATTTAGGGAATTTTATTCTGCTCTTTAATGCCTGGTGTCCCAGTGAGTGCATAAAGTATGAATTTGTGCAATTTTGTAATGAAAAGTTTGGAataaatagatttatttatttatttatttattttagctttaaaCGCGTAGCACAGCAGCAGTACGCAACTGTTAAACAGCATTTGATTTGAGCTGGTAATTATAAATGAAAATCTGTAAccaatgtgtgtctgtattgaCTCCCAGGAGATGCTGTTTACATGCAGAGTGAGACAAAGAGGCAGGAGTATGTTTTGTCACAGCATGGGCAAATCTACAAGGGAACGCATAAACGCATCAAAGGGATGCCCTGGAACTTTGGACaggtaaacacaaacatcatcctCAAAACTTTagtcacagaaaaataaatcatctccAACACCATCTACCCTTTGACTGAAGAGACCGTGTTCTTTTACTGCCATTAACCAACATAAGAGAATAATTTTAGAAGAACCTGTCATGACTCTTCACATTATCCATCTTCTGCAGTTTGGAGAAGGAATACTGGATATTTGTCTGAAGATGCTGGATGAAAACCCCAAATTTGTGTTTGATGCTGACAAGGACTGCTCAGCCAGGAGAAATCCTGTGTATGTGACCAGAGTGCTGAGTGCTATGGTAGGGGTCTAGACTTTAGCAGAAGCTGCCACCAGCCCGCGGAAAACAATTGTCGAATCACCATGGTGCACCACAAAACTCTCTTTCTGCTCCTTCACATTCAGAGGGTTTTGTGGCACTGTGGGGCGACCACTCTTctgtttcaaattttttttttttttcccttctgccACAGCAACATTTGTAatgcaaagcagcagcaaaaaaagtGTGTTGGATCCAAGCAGTGAGTGAAGAGAAGTTGATTAACAACCAAATAAAGTCTGTCAGTATTTATTCCTTCCGCAACTAATAGCTTGATGAGAaattcagatgtgttttttgcTGGATGTTGTTATTCAGTATCTGTTCCTACACAAGAGCTGGGCAGATCTTTTTAGACTTTTTAGAATCTTTATTTAACCCAAACAAACCATTGTTGTTGGGAGGGGAAAAATGGCTATCAGGGCAGCCTTTTTAAAGTGAAAGAACTATAAACAGGTGCTTATTAAAATAACCCTAATATATGATATGACTTTGGTTTACTTCTGGTCCTCCTGCTGTCCCCGTCCGTTTGCTCCCACAGATAAACAGCAATGACGACAGAGGTGTGCTGGTGGGGAAATGGGGAGAGATTTCCGATGGGGTTCACCCAGGAGAGTGGATCGGCAGCGGGGACATTCTACGTCAGTGGGCTGAAAGAGGCCCTGTCCGCTATGGCCAGTGTTGGGTCTTTGCATCTCTGGCCTGCACAGGTTGGAGCGCACAAGTACATGAGAGTCTTTTTGTCACAATTCTAAATTTAGACTCTAATCCCGTGGTGATTCCTCCATCTATGTCTATCTTTCCTGTGATGCCATTAGTGTTAATCTTTGGTTATCTGATTTATCTGAACAGCATGCTTCAGTGAAGTGGTGTGATGAAGTGTTGCTCTATTTCATCCTTCAGTGTCCCGAAGCCTGGGCATCCCATGTCGAGTGGTTACTAACTTTGGATCAGCTCACGATAGTGACGCTAACCTGCTGATAGAAAACCTGTATGATGAGGACGGTGAAAGCCTGTCTAATGGCGATTCGATATGGTGAGTCTGTGGTGGGGGATTAGGCCACATCGTTTTCCCTCTCTAGCTATCTCCCATTATTTCTGTTTGATAGAATGAAACCTTTCAGGTTAAAGCAACACTGCCACATCATCTCCCtttattttacatgttttctcAGGAATTTCCACGTTTGGGTTGATAGCTGGATGGCTCGTCCAGACTTGGGTTCGAAGTATGATGGGTGGCAAGCCAGCGACCC encodes:
- the LOC115046868 gene encoding protein-glutamine gamma-glutamyltransferase 2-like; the encoded protein is MALDNPDLEFALNRSVVPLLFTVLDIERCDLNIKSNSSSHHTELFGEERLLVRRGEPFIIILHLKHGSEEFKQGETSFTLIVETGPLPRKESDTKVSFSLGESIVDTEWSASALNESSGNTVSVTINSSPNSPIGLYSLTLDQEGQKTNLGNFILLFNAWCPRDAVYMQSETKRQEYVLSQHGQIYKGTHKRIKGMPWNFGQFGEGILDICLKMLDENPKFVFDADKDCSARRNPVYVTRVLSAMINSNDDRGVLVGKWGEISDGVHPGEWIGSGDILRQWAERGPVRYGQCWVFASLACTVSRSLGIPCRVVTNFGSAHDSDANLLIENLYDEDGESLSNGDSIWNFHVWVDSWMARPDLGSKYDGWQASDPTPQERSDGVFCCGPASLRSIKEGELTKKYDAPFIFAEVNADVVDMVRLSNGQFVEFSGSTKSVGRFISTKAVGSDKRRDITHKYKYAEGSAEERQVYEKAQHHNKLQQRGEEPGLHLKIKLSDGMIMGSDFEVYAVLTNNHMETKTCNFLFIAKAVSYNGKLGDTCGFISDRVEVPSGEERRLSLKLEYDSYGSVITSDRLILLSAITVDKQTIDYHKAEKTIVLDEPDIEIKLVGEALVNQPVTAEMTLLNPLPEPLHNCSFTVEGVDLTNGKPITVKIGEVDPEQEAKTSVELSPTSSGSSVLLVNFDSDNLRNIKSFINVVVMA